The following are from one region of the Phycisphaerales bacterium genome:
- a CDS encoding DUF4272 domain-containing protein, which produces MAKQPAAKKIPEERKAASIALLSEKGVPVLESLPTIESEDEAGQRSEDELRAQILALSMVWLRAHFAATGRPHKEFLRAFEPLRADAEEALGDTQLAFIDDPRPSDEDTTDALWTIEAIAALLWAGGLLKKLDWPTTPADPAALEPLIEAAIGGEKLHLRSTSDLLDQADLYYRLLWAVVQKQVDGPASPINGSIVYERARAFGWLTQPEVEWERVDMTT; this is translated from the coding sequence ATGGCCAAGCAGCCCGCCGCGAAGAAGATCCCCGAGGAGCGCAAGGCGGCATCCATCGCCCTGCTGAGCGAAAAGGGCGTGCCCGTTCTCGAGTCCCTCCCCACCATCGAGTCCGAGGACGAGGCCGGGCAGCGCTCCGAGGATGAGCTCCGCGCTCAAATTCTCGCTCTCTCGATGGTCTGGCTCCGCGCCCACTTCGCCGCCACCGGCCGCCCGCACAAGGAGTTCCTCCGCGCGTTCGAGCCCCTCCGCGCCGACGCCGAAGAAGCCCTCGGCGACACCCAGCTCGCGTTCATCGACGACCCCCGCCCCAGCGACGAAGACACCACCGACGCCCTCTGGACGATCGAGGCCATCGCCGCTCTCCTCTGGGCCGGCGGGCTTCTCAAGAAGCTCGATTGGCCCACCACCCCCGCGGACCCCGCCGCCCTGGAGCCGCTTATCGAGGCCGCCATCGGCGGCGAGAAGCTCCACCTCCGCTCAACCTCGGACCTCCTCGACCAGGCGGACCTCTACTACCGCCTCCTGTGGGCCGTGGTGCAGAAGCAGGTGGACGGCCCCGCCTCCCCCATCAACGGGTCGATCGTCTACGAACGCGCCCGCGCCTTCGGCTGGCTCACCCAGCCCGAGGTCGAGTGGGAGCGGGTGGACATGACCACATGA